The following are from one region of the Streptomyces tuirus genome:
- a CDS encoding DUF2283 domain-containing protein, translating to MHIDYDRENDTAYVSLVAHVADGAAVRQIPVDGVGADAEVFLDVDASGRLLGIEVIGAGGALPVEVLEQASTG from the coding sequence ATGCACATCGACTACGACCGCGAGAACGACACCGCGTATGTCTCTCTCGTCGCGCACGTCGCGGACGGCGCCGCCGTCCGGCAGATCCCCGTCGACGGGGTCGGGGCGGACGCCGAGGTGTTCCTCGACGTGGACGCGTCGGGGCGGCTGCTCGGCATCGAGGTGATCGGTGCGGGTGGGGCCCTGCCGGTGGAGGTACTGGAACAGGCCTCCACCGGCTGA
- a CDS encoding cryptochrome/photolyase family protein has translation MTVAVVLFTSDLRLHDHPPLHAAPKAADEVVPLFVRDPAVHAVGFDVPNRAAFLADCLADLDSSLRRRGGRLVVRTGPVAREVRAVAAACGAAEVHMAAGVTGFAHRREERLRKELDADGVALRVHDRVVTAVAPGAVTPQGSDHFAVFTPYMRRWSKEPLRDPLPAPRAVRVPEAVRGEELPSRAGVADVSADLPAGGESAGRDRFARWADTGLARYEDGHDDLAGDATSRLSPYLHFGALSPVEVVRRARAKGGAGAEAFVRQLCWRDFHHQVLAARPEASVRDYRSRDDRWRGEEDAAEEIAAWREGRTGYPVVDAGMRQLRHEGWMHNRARLLVASFLTKTLYVDWRIGARHFLRFLVDGDLVNNQLNWQWVAGTGTDTRPHRVLNPVLQGKRYDPDGAYVRRWVPELADVSGAAVHEPWRLPEDERARLRYPAPLLDLGEGLARFRQARGRD, from the coding sequence ATGACCGTCGCGGTCGTCCTGTTCACCTCGGACCTGCGTCTGCACGACCATCCGCCCCTGCACGCGGCGCCGAAGGCGGCGGACGAGGTGGTGCCCCTGTTCGTCCGCGACCCGGCCGTCCACGCCGTCGGATTCGACGTGCCGAACCGGGCCGCGTTCCTCGCCGACTGCCTGGCCGACCTCGACTCCTCGCTGCGCCGGCGCGGCGGGCGGCTGGTCGTGCGCACCGGGCCGGTCGCCCGGGAGGTCCGCGCGGTCGCCGCCGCGTGCGGTGCCGCCGAGGTGCACATGGCCGCGGGGGTCACCGGCTTCGCCCACCGCCGTGAGGAGCGGCTGCGCAAGGAACTGGACGCGGACGGTGTCGCGCTGCGCGTGCACGACCGGGTGGTCACCGCCGTCGCGCCGGGGGCCGTGACCCCGCAGGGCTCGGACCACTTCGCCGTGTTCACGCCGTACATGCGCCGCTGGTCGAAGGAGCCGCTGCGCGACCCCCTGCCCGCCCCGCGTGCCGTGCGGGTCCCCGAGGCGGTACGCGGGGAGGAGCTGCCGTCCCGCGCCGGGGTGGCGGACGTGTCGGCGGATCTCCCGGCCGGCGGCGAGTCGGCGGGGCGCGACAGGTTCGCCCGGTGGGCGGACACCGGCCTGGCCCGGTACGAGGACGGGCACGACGACCTGGCCGGTGACGCGACCTCACGCCTGTCGCCCTACCTCCACTTCGGGGCGCTGTCGCCGGTGGAGGTGGTCCGGCGGGCCCGGGCGAAGGGCGGCGCCGGGGCGGAGGCGTTCGTCCGTCAGCTGTGCTGGCGCGACTTCCACCACCAGGTCCTCGCGGCCCGGCCCGAGGCGTCGGTGCGGGACTACCGCTCCCGGGACGACCGGTGGCGGGGCGAGGAGGACGCCGCCGAGGAGATCGCCGCGTGGCGGGAGGGCCGCACCGGCTACCCGGTCGTCGACGCGGGCATGCGCCAGCTGCGCCACGAGGGCTGGATGCACAACCGGGCCCGGCTGCTGGTGGCGAGCTTCCTGACCAAGACGCTGTACGTGGACTGGCGGATCGGCGCCCGGCACTTCCTGCGGTTCCTGGTCGACGGCGACCTCGTCAACAACCAGCTCAACTGGCAGTGGGTCGCCGGCACCGGCACCGACACCCGCCCCCACCGCGTCCTCAACCCCGTCCTCCAGGGCAAGCGCTACGACCCGGACGGCGCCTACGTACGCCGCTGGGTGCCCGAACTGGCCGACGTGAGCGGCGCCGCGGTGCACGAGCCCTGGCGGCTGCCGGAGGACGAGCGGGCCCGGCTGCGCTATCCGGCGCCGCTGCTCGACCTCGGCGAGGGCCTGGCCCGCTTCCGGCAGGCCAGGGGCCGCGACTGA
- a CDS encoding DUF4258 domain-containing protein, with protein sequence MLLSQGVKSISKHAAQRMAQRGISQEMVARTVKTGKKTKGKSPGT encoded by the coding sequence TTGCTGCTCTCCCAGGGCGTCAAGAGCATCTCCAAGCACGCGGCCCAGCGCATGGCCCAGCGCGGCATCAGCCAGGAGATGGTCGCGCGTACGGTGAAGACCGGCAAGAAGACCAAGGGCAAGTCGCCGGGCACGTAG
- a CDS encoding SDR family oxidoreductase: protein MTTDGRRLHCLVTGASGYIGGRLVPELLQEGHRVRCLARSPGKLRDHPWAAHAEAVRGDVTDPESVASAMRGVDVAYYLVHALGSGSRFEDTDRAAARIFAEQARAAGVRRIVYLGGLTPRDVPEGELSPHLRSRAEVGEIFLDSPVPATVLRAAVVIGSGSASFEMLRYLTERLPVMVTPSWVHTRTQPIGVRDVLRYLVGSATMPDDVDRAFDIGGPDVLTYRDMMLRYAAVAGLPRRFIVPVPVLTPRLSSHWVGLVTPVPASLARPLTESLRHEVVCHEHDIARYVPDLPGRPLPFDEALALALRRVRQAQVSTRWSSASVPGAPSDPLPTDPDWAGGSLYQDERQRSVDASRAELWKVVEGIGGDNGWYSSPPAWAVRGWLDRFAGGVGLRRGRRDTERLRVGDSLDFWRVEEIEPGHLLRLRAEMRLPGLAWLEMYAETDEAGRTRYRQRALFHPRGLLGHAYWWSVAPFHSAVFGGMARNIARAASEGTSGRRSASRIRRARERRSVREQRTQSAPPHQE, encoded by the coding sequence ATGACGACGGACGGGCGGCGGCTGCACTGCCTGGTCACCGGGGCGTCCGGCTACATCGGCGGGCGCCTGGTGCCGGAACTGCTTCAGGAGGGCCACCGCGTCCGGTGCCTCGCCCGCTCCCCCGGCAAGCTCCGCGACCACCCCTGGGCCGCGCACGCCGAGGCGGTCCGGGGGGACGTCACGGACCCGGAGTCGGTCGCCTCGGCGATGCGCGGGGTGGATGTCGCCTACTACCTGGTGCACGCCCTGGGCTCCGGCTCCCGGTTCGAGGACACCGACCGCGCCGCCGCCCGGATCTTCGCCGAGCAGGCCCGGGCGGCCGGCGTACGGCGGATCGTGTACCTCGGCGGACTGACGCCGCGTGACGTCCCCGAGGGGGAGCTCTCCCCGCACCTGCGGTCCCGGGCCGAGGTGGGGGAGATCTTCCTCGACTCGCCCGTGCCCGCGACCGTGCTGCGCGCGGCCGTCGTCATCGGCTCGGGCTCGGCGTCGTTCGAGATGCTGCGCTACCTCACCGAACGCCTGCCCGTCATGGTCACCCCCAGCTGGGTGCACACCCGCACCCAGCCCATCGGCGTACGGGACGTGCTGCGCTATCTCGTCGGGTCGGCCACCATGCCGGACGACGTCGACCGGGCCTTCGACATCGGCGGCCCGGACGTCCTCACCTACCGGGACATGATGCTGCGCTACGCCGCCGTCGCCGGGCTGCCGCGGCGGTTCATCGTGCCGGTGCCGGTCCTCACGCCACGGCTGTCCAGCCACTGGGTCGGCCTGGTCACGCCGGTGCCCGCCTCGCTCGCCCGTCCGCTGACGGAGTCGCTGCGGCACGAGGTCGTCTGCCACGAGCACGACATCGCCCGGTACGTGCCCGACCTCCCGGGCCGGCCGCTGCCGTTCGACGAGGCGCTGGCCCTGGCGCTGCGCCGGGTGCGCCAGGCGCAGGTCTCCACGCGCTGGTCCTCCGCCTCGGTGCCCGGGGCGCCCAGCGACCCGCTGCCCACCGACCCCGACTGGGCGGGCGGCAGTCTCTACCAGGACGAACGGCAGCGGTCGGTCGACGCGTCCCGGGCCGAGCTGTGGAAGGTGGTCGAGGGCATCGGCGGCGACAACGGCTGGTACTCCTCCCCGCCGGCCTGGGCGGTCCGGGGCTGGCTCGACCGGTTCGCGGGTGGGGTCGGGCTGCGCCGCGGACGGCGGGACACCGAGCGGCTGAGGGTCGGCGACTCGCTGGACTTCTGGCGGGTCGAGGAGATCGAACCGGGTCACCTGCTGCGGCTGCGCGCCGAGATGCGGCTGCCCGGCCTCGCCTGGCTGGAGATGTACGCCGAGACCGACGAGGCGGGCCGCACCCGCTACCGGCAGCGCGCCCTGTTCCACCCGCGCGGCCTGCTGGGCCACGCCTACTGGTGGAGCGTCGCCCCGTTCCACTCCGCCGTGTTCGGCGGCATGGCGCGCAACATCGCGCGGGCGGCGTCCGAGGGCACGAGCGGACGCCGGAGCGCCTCGCGCATCCGACGGGCCCGTGAGCGGCGAAGTGTCCGGGAGCAACGAACGCAATCCGCACCACCGCACCAGGAGTGA
- a CDS encoding phytoene desaturase encodes MRTVTGPTDHVVVVGAGLSGLACALHLLGAGRRVTLVERDTGPGGRAGRLELGDYLVDTGPTVLTMPHLADEAFAAVGESLDRHVGLLPLHPAYRAGFADGTSLDVHTDGDAMEAEVRRFAGPAEAAGYRRLRKWLERLYRAQMRRFIDTNFDSPLRLAHPDLARLAALGGFGRLDGAIGRFLSDARLRRVFSFQALYAGVAPARALAAYAVIAYMDTVAGVWFPKGGMHALPRAMADVAAGAGAELRWSAEVSALERPAGRVRAVRLASGERIPCDAVVLTCELPAAHRLLGRAPRRPVRLRHSPSAVVLHAGTDRTWPHLAHHTLSFGAAWERTFDELTRSGTLMSDPSLLITRPTTHDASLAPPGRHLHYVLAPCPNTAVGPSATAWRDLGPRYRDTLVAELERRGLDGFGDSVQEELLVTPLDWTAQGHAAGSPFSVSHTFAQTGPFRPRNLVRGVDNVVLAGCGTTPGVGVPTVLISGKLAAARVTGDRTRAARASRPPDRRPTTPTGAGAHDPS; translated from the coding sequence ATGAGGACGGTGACGGGGCCCACGGACCATGTCGTCGTGGTGGGCGCCGGCCTGTCCGGGCTCGCCTGCGCCCTGCATCTGCTGGGCGCGGGCCGCCGGGTCACCCTCGTCGAGCGGGACACCGGACCGGGCGGCAGGGCCGGGCGGCTGGAGCTCGGCGACTACCTGGTGGACACCGGTCCCACCGTGCTGACCATGCCCCATCTGGCCGACGAGGCGTTCGCGGCCGTCGGGGAGAGCCTCGACCGGCACGTCGGGCTGCTGCCCCTGCATCCCGCCTACCGGGCGGGCTTCGCGGACGGGACCTCGCTCGACGTGCACACCGACGGCGACGCCATGGAGGCGGAGGTGCGGCGCTTCGCCGGACCGGCGGAGGCCGCGGGCTACCGCAGGCTGCGGAAGTGGCTGGAGCGGCTGTACCGGGCGCAGATGCGCCGCTTCATCGACACCAACTTCGACTCGCCGCTGCGGCTGGCGCACCCCGATCTGGCCCGGCTGGCGGCCCTCGGCGGTTTCGGGCGCCTCGACGGCGCGATCGGCCGTTTCCTCTCCGACGCCCGCCTGCGCCGCGTCTTCTCCTTCCAGGCCCTGTACGCCGGGGTGGCACCGGCCCGGGCGCTGGCGGCCTACGCGGTGATCGCCTACATGGACACCGTCGCCGGCGTCTGGTTCCCCAAGGGCGGCATGCACGCGCTGCCGCGTGCGATGGCGGACGTGGCCGCCGGGGCCGGTGCCGAGCTGCGCTGGTCGGCCGAGGTGAGCGCGCTGGAACGCCCGGCGGGCCGGGTGCGGGCCGTCCGCCTCGCCTCGGGCGAGCGGATCCCGTGCGACGCGGTGGTACTGACCTGCGAACTGCCCGCCGCGCACCGGCTGCTGGGCCGGGCACCCCGCCGCCCGGTGCGGCTGCGGCACTCGCCCTCCGCGGTGGTCCTGCACGCGGGGACCGACCGCACCTGGCCCCACCTCGCCCACCACACCCTGTCGTTCGGCGCCGCGTGGGAGCGCACCTTCGACGAACTGACCCGCTCGGGCACGCTGATGAGCGACCCGTCCCTGCTGATCACCCGCCCGACCACGCACGACGCCTCCCTGGCGCCGCCGGGCCGCCACCTCCACTACGTCCTGGCGCCCTGCCCCAACACCGCCGTCGGCCCCTCCGCCACCGCCTGGCGCGACCTCGGCCCGCGCTACCGCGACACCCTGGTCGCCGAGCTGGAACGCCGCGGCCTCGACGGGTTCGGCGACAGTGTCCAGGAGGAGCTGCTGGTGACCCCGCTCGACTGGACGGCCCAGGGCCACGCGGCGGGCAGCCCCTTCTCCGTCTCCCACACCTTCGCCCAGACCGGTCCCTTCCGGCCGCGCAACCTCGTCCGCGGTGTGGACAACGTGGTGCTCGCCGGCTGCGGAACCACCCCCGGAGTCGGCGTACCGACCGTGCTCATCAGCGGGAAACTCGCCGCCGCCCGCGTCACCGGCGACCGCACCCGGGCGGCCCGGGCGAGCCGCCCCCCGGACCGCCGCCCGACCACGCCGACCGGAGCAGGTGCCCATGACCCGTCGTGA
- a CDS encoding polyprenyl synthetase family protein, with protein sequence MLGRRPTVAGPAETNHAPLTAAGATRAMEAVLERVLEARLRQARDTDAVFALDMADRLAAYVRRGGKRLRTAFVWCGWRAAGGSGDASAVLRTGAALELLQACALIHDDVMDGSPLRRGAPAMHVDFARGDRAGRTGGSAESFGTSAAVLAGDLALAWADDLLTETALASPHGPRLFEEWRAMRTEMVAGQYRDLRAQASGSSGAEEALTIAVLKSARYTVARPLALGASLAGADARTLGALRAAGRCAGLAFQLRDDLLGAFGDPALTGKPADEDLSARKLTPLLAVAVRLARTTGDRDAAAVLAPGADARPGHTVERMRAAMERTGARAEVEARIAGLAASGLRHFEATGAAPGVRREFAALVERASGVAPQQAEELV encoded by the coding sequence ATGCTTGGACGGCGGCCGACGGTGGCCGGACCGGCGGAGACGAACCACGCCCCGCTCACCGCTGCCGGGGCCACCCGCGCCATGGAGGCGGTCCTGGAGCGGGTGCTGGAGGCGCGGTTGCGGCAGGCCCGCGACACCGACGCGGTGTTCGCCCTGGACATGGCCGACCGTCTCGCCGCGTACGTCCGGCGGGGCGGCAAGCGGCTGCGGACGGCGTTCGTGTGGTGCGGCTGGCGGGCCGCGGGCGGCTCGGGTGACGCGAGCGCGGTCCTGCGCACGGGGGCCGCCCTCGAACTGCTCCAGGCCTGCGCCCTCATCCACGACGACGTGATGGACGGGTCACCGCTGCGCCGGGGCGCTCCCGCGATGCACGTGGACTTCGCCCGCGGAGACCGGGCCGGCCGCACCGGTGGGTCCGCCGAGTCGTTCGGGACGTCGGCGGCCGTCCTCGCGGGCGATCTGGCGCTGGCGTGGGCGGACGACCTGCTCACCGAGACGGCGCTCGCCTCGCCGCACGGCCCGCGGCTGTTCGAGGAGTGGCGGGCCATGCGCACCGAGATGGTCGCCGGGCAGTACCGCGACCTGCGCGCGCAGGCGAGCGGCTCGTCCGGCGCCGAGGAGGCGCTGACCATCGCCGTCCTGAAGAGCGCCCGGTACACGGTCGCGCGGCCCCTGGCGCTGGGCGCGTCGCTGGCCGGTGCCGACGCCCGCACCCTGGGCGCGCTGCGGGCCGCGGGCCGGTGCGCGGGGCTGGCCTTCCAGCTGCGCGACGACCTCCTCGGCGCGTTCGGGGACCCGGCGCTGACCGGCAAACCGGCCGACGAGGACCTGAGCGCCCGCAAGCTCACCCCTCTGCTCGCCGTCGCCGTCCGGCTCGCGCGGACCACCGGCGACCGGGACGCCGCCGCCGTGCTCGCCCCCGGCGCGGACGCCCGGCCCGGGCACACCGTCGAGCGGATGCGGGCGGCGATGGAGCGGACGGGCGCCCGGGCCGAGGTGGAGGCGAGGATCGCCGGCCTGGCGGCCTCCGGTCTGCGGCATTTCGAGGCGACCGGCGCCGCGCCCGGCGTACGGCGGGAGTTCGCCGCGCTGGTCGAGCGGGCCTCGGGCGTCGCCCCGCAGCAGGCGGAGGAGCTGGTATGA
- a CDS encoding phytoene/squalene synthase family protein: protein MTRRELDAAGITDPGLRGDYGVCRRLNARHGRTYFLATRLLPLERRCAVHALYGFARWADDIVDDLDRRLTPDERDLLLKRLEGDLTHALRTGGGAEPVVRAVADTADRHGIEVDLFADFLASMRADLTVTDYPAYADLRAYMHGSAAVIGLQMLPVLGTVVPREEAAPHAAALGVAFQLTNFLRDVGEDLDRGRVYLPADLLAAHGVDRPLLEWSRRSGRGDPRIRAALVAAEALTRDVYRDAEPGIAMLDPRVRPCVRTAFTLYGGILDAIARQDYTVLHRRAVVPRRRRAAIAAAGVLKVARARWQAPPAAAHPALGRKGPGRG from the coding sequence ATGACCCGTCGTGAACTGGACGCCGCCGGGATCACCGACCCCGGCCTGCGCGGCGACTACGGCGTGTGCCGGCGGCTCAACGCCCGGCACGGCCGGACCTACTTCCTGGCCACGCGCCTGCTGCCGCTGGAACGCCGCTGCGCGGTGCACGCGCTGTACGGCTTCGCCCGCTGGGCCGACGACATCGTCGACGACCTGGACCGGCGCCTGACCCCCGACGAGCGGGACCTGCTGCTGAAGCGGCTGGAGGGCGATCTCACGCACGCGCTGCGCACCGGCGGCGGGGCCGAGCCGGTGGTCCGGGCCGTGGCCGACACCGCCGACCGGCACGGCATCGAGGTGGACCTGTTCGCCGACTTCCTCGCCTCGATGCGCGCCGACCTGACCGTCACGGACTACCCGGCCTACGCCGATCTGCGGGCCTACATGCACGGCTCGGCCGCGGTGATCGGTCTGCAGATGCTGCCCGTGCTCGGCACGGTCGTCCCGCGCGAGGAGGCGGCCCCGCACGCGGCGGCCCTCGGCGTGGCGTTCCAGCTGACCAACTTCCTGCGGGACGTGGGCGAGGACCTCGACCGCGGACGCGTCTACCTGCCCGCCGACCTGCTCGCCGCCCACGGCGTGGACCGGCCGCTCCTGGAGTGGAGCAGGCGCAGCGGCCGCGGCGACCCGCGCATCCGGGCGGCGCTCGTCGCCGCCGAGGCCCTGACCAGGGACGTGTACCGGGATGCGGAACCGGGCATCGCGATGCTCGACCCGCGGGTACGCCCCTGTGTCAGGACCGCGTTCACGCTGTACGGCGGCATCCTCGACGCGATCGCCCGGCAGGACTACACCGTGCTGCACCGCCGGGCTGTGGTGCCCCGCCGGCGCCGGGCGGCCATCGCCGCGGCCGGTGTCCTCAAGGTGGCCCGCGCCCGGTGGCAGGCGCCGCCCGCGGCGGCCCACCCCGCACTTGGACGGAAAGGACCGGGCCGTGGCTGA
- a CDS encoding DUF5914 domain-containing protein, with product MADRADKARWTSPLRRRRGPGWAEQTPTWRAARPPLIADALKRASARPSGNWFVAGASREVRPGSPCGRTVGGAEVVLWRSRSGDLRAGPGACPHLGAPLRDSRVVCGTLVCHWHGLALDGSAFAGWQPYPAHDDGVLVWVRLDAVGGEEPAERPVIPDRPAPGSGVDAVYTAVGRCEPQDVVANRLDPWHGSWFHPYSFVDLTVVREPRGDEDGQGDAFEVDVSFRVAGRLVVPVRAEFTAPEPRTVVMRITDGEGATSVVETHATPLTAADAERPRTAVIEAVVAASDRRGFALARAAAPVLRPLMRRTAGRLWRDDLAYAERRWELRSSGRFPG from the coding sequence GTGGCTGACCGGGCGGACAAGGCACGCTGGACCTCACCCCTGCGGCGGCGCCGCGGCCCCGGCTGGGCGGAGCAGACACCGACCTGGCGTGCGGCCCGGCCGCCGCTGATCGCCGACGCCCTCAAACGCGCGTCCGCCCGGCCCTCCGGCAACTGGTTCGTGGCCGGTGCCTCCCGGGAGGTGCGCCCGGGCAGCCCCTGCGGCAGGACCGTCGGCGGTGCCGAAGTGGTGCTGTGGCGCTCGCGGTCGGGCGACCTCCGGGCCGGTCCCGGGGCATGCCCGCACCTCGGCGCACCGCTGCGGGACAGCCGGGTGGTGTGCGGCACGCTGGTGTGCCACTGGCACGGACTGGCCCTGGACGGCTCCGCGTTCGCCGGCTGGCAGCCGTACCCCGCGCACGACGACGGGGTGCTGGTGTGGGTACGGCTGGACGCGGTCGGCGGTGAGGAGCCGGCGGAGCGGCCCGTGATCCCGGACCGTCCCGCACCGGGCAGCGGGGTGGACGCCGTGTACACGGCCGTCGGGCGGTGCGAGCCGCAGGACGTGGTGGCCAACCGGCTCGATCCGTGGCACGGGTCCTGGTTCCACCCGTACTCCTTCGTCGATCTGACGGTCGTGAGGGAGCCGCGGGGCGACGAGGACGGCCAGGGCGACGCTTTCGAGGTGGACGTCTCCTTCCGGGTGGCGGGCCGTCTGGTGGTGCCCGTGCGGGCCGAGTTCACCGCGCCGGAGCCGCGCACCGTCGTCATGCGCATCACCGACGGCGAGGGCGCCACGTCCGTGGTGGAGACCCATGCCACGCCCCTGACCGCCGCGGACGCCGAGCGGCCGCGGACCGCCGTGATCGAGGCGGTCGTCGCCGCTTCGGACCGGCGCGGCTTCGCCCTGGCCCGGGCCGCCGCCCCCGTGCTGCGCCCCCTGATGCGGCGCACCGCCGGGCGCCTGTGGCGCGACGACCTCGCCTACGCCGAGAGGCGCTGGGAGTTGCGCAGCAGCGGGCGGTTCCCCGGCTGA
- a CDS encoding FAD-dependent oxidoreductase, with amino-acid sequence MSRPTPARTAARRGRDRKAEVLMPAPGRDRFAPGDAPSVAVVGGGIAGLAAATGLAERGARVTLYEREESLGGRLAGHPTRLADGSEVTMSRGFHAFFRQYYNLRGLLRRTDPALSRLVPLPDYPLRHSGGLTDSFARVPRTPPLSALGFAVLSPTFGRRDLAALNARAALPLMDVRVPDVYARFDRVGATAFLERVRFPEAAHHLAFEVFSRSFFADPRELSAAELMLMFHIYFLGSSEGLLFDVPDEPFPQALWEPLGDYLQRLGATVRTGTAVGSVEPDGGAGAEVRTAGGTDRHDAVVLALDTGGLRGVVAASPGLGTAPWRDGIAALRTAPPFLVSRLWLDRPVNADRPGFLGTSGYDGLDNISVLERYEGEAARWAAKNTGSVVELHAYAVGPGADREGVQDALLGQLRRIYPETREARVVDARHEWRADCPLFPAGTHHRRPTVKTPHPWLTLAGDGLRCDLPVALMERAATTGFLASNALLARWGVRGQVLWTVPRAGRSRVLRALAGLAGRRVRR; translated from the coding sequence ATGAGCCGTCCGACACCCGCGCGAACCGCCGCCCGCCGCGGCCGGGACCGCAAGGCCGAGGTCCTGATGCCCGCGCCCGGCCGGGACCGGTTCGCGCCCGGGGACGCACCCTCCGTCGCCGTGGTGGGCGGCGGCATCGCCGGACTCGCCGCGGCCACCGGACTCGCCGAGCGCGGCGCCCGGGTGACCCTCTACGAACGCGAGGAGTCCCTGGGCGGTCGCCTCGCCGGGCACCCCACCCGGCTGGCCGACGGCTCCGAGGTGACCATGAGCCGTGGCTTCCACGCCTTCTTCCGCCAGTACTACAACCTGCGCGGCCTGCTGCGGCGCACCGACCCGGCCCTCAGCCGCCTCGTCCCGCTGCCCGACTACCCCCTGCGGCACAGCGGCGGACTGACCGACAGCTTCGCCCGCGTCCCGCGCACCCCGCCCCTCAGCGCCCTCGGCTTCGCCGTCCTCAGCCCCACCTTCGGCCGCCGCGACCTCGCCGCCCTGAACGCGCGGGCGGCGCTGCCCCTGATGGACGTGCGCGTGCCCGACGTGTACGCGCGCTTCGACCGGGTCGGCGCGACCGCGTTCCTGGAGCGCGTCCGCTTCCCCGAGGCCGCCCACCACCTGGCCTTCGAGGTGTTCTCGCGCAGCTTCTTCGCCGACCCGCGCGAACTGTCCGCCGCGGAACTGATGCTGATGTTCCACATCTACTTCCTCGGCTCCTCGGAGGGGCTGCTCTTCGACGTGCCCGACGAGCCCTTCCCCCAGGCCCTGTGGGAGCCGCTCGGCGACTACCTCCAGCGCCTCGGCGCCACCGTCCGCACCGGCACGGCCGTAGGGAGCGTGGAGCCCGACGGCGGCGCCGGAGCCGAGGTACGCACCGCCGGCGGCACCGACCGGCACGACGCGGTGGTGCTCGCCCTCGACACCGGCGGACTGCGCGGGGTCGTCGCCGCCTCGCCCGGCCTGGGCACCGCCCCCTGGCGCGACGGCATCGCCGCCCTGCGCACCGCCCCGCCGTTCCTCGTCTCGCGGCTCTGGCTCGACCGGCCGGTGAACGCCGACCGCCCCGGCTTCCTCGGCACCAGCGGCTACGACGGCCTCGACAACATCAGCGTCCTGGAACGCTACGAGGGGGAGGCAGCCCGCTGGGCCGCCAAGAACACCGGCTCGGTCGTGGAACTGCACGCCTACGCCGTCGGCCCCGGCGCGGACCGGGAGGGCGTGCAGGACGCGCTGCTCGGGCAGTTGCGGCGGATCTACCCGGAGACCCGGGAGGCGCGCGTGGTCGACGCCCGGCACGAGTGGCGCGCGGACTGCCCGCTCTTCCCGGCCGGCACCCACCACCGGCGCCCGACCGTGAAGACCCCGCACCCGTGGCTGACGCTGGCCGGCGACGGGCTGCGCTGCGACCTGCCCGTGGCCCTGATGGAACGCGCCGCCACCACCGGCTTCCTGGCGTCCAACGCGTTGCTCGCCCGGTGGGGTGTGCGTGGCCAGGTGCTGTGGACCGTGCCACGGGCGGGCCGCTCCCGGGTGCTGCGGGCACTCGCCGGGCTCGCCGGGCGTCGGGTACGCCGGTGA
- a CDS encoding class I SAM-dependent methyltransferase: MTLLRDRDLAHAFDHASRTYDRLTGLNPGYRADLLRSARRLRLSGEGAGLHLLDLGCGTGASTRALLRAAPRARITAVDASAGMLQRALAKPWPDSVRFLHLSAEELDAAGEGPFDAVFAAYLFRNVSDPDAVLATVRTLLRPGGRLAVHEYSLGGSPAHRALWTAVCQGVIIPAGTLTGDRALYRHLWHSVLDFDTAADFTGRLTRAGFTGARALPLAGWQTGITHTFVATAGEAGR, translated from the coding sequence ATGACCCTGCTGCGCGACCGCGACCTGGCCCACGCCTTCGACCACGCGTCCCGCACCTACGACCGCCTGACCGGCCTGAACCCGGGCTACCGCGCCGACCTGCTGCGCTCGGCCCGCCGGCTGAGGCTCTCCGGGGAGGGGGCCGGACTGCACCTGCTCGACCTCGGCTGCGGCACCGGTGCCTCCACCCGGGCCCTGCTGCGGGCCGCACCCCGGGCGCGGATCACGGCGGTGGACGCCTCCGCGGGCATGCTGCAGCGGGCGCTGGCCAAGCCGTGGCCCGACAGCGTGCGGTTCCTGCACCTGAGCGCCGAGGAGCTCGACGCGGCCGGCGAAGGCCCCTTCGACGCGGTCTTCGCCGCCTACCTGTTCCGCAACGTCTCCGACCCGGACGCGGTCCTCGCCACCGTGCGGACCCTGCTGCGGCCGGGCGGGCGCCTCGCCGTCCACGAGTACAGCCTCGGCGGCTCGCCCGCGCACCGGGCGCTGTGGACGGCCGTCTGCCAGGGAGTGATCATCCCGGCGGGCACGCTCACCGGGGACCGGGCCCTGTACCGGCACCTGTGGCACAGCGTCCTCGACTTCGACACCGCCGCCGACTTCACCGGGCGGCTGACGCGCGCCGGATTCACGGGTGCCCGCGCCCTTCCCCTCGCCGGGTGGCAGACCGGCATCACCCACACGTTCGTGGCCACGGCGGGGGAGGCCGGCCGATGA